A window of the Entelurus aequoreus isolate RoL-2023_Sb linkage group LG28, RoL_Eaeq_v1.1, whole genome shotgun sequence genome harbors these coding sequences:
- the LOC133645038 gene encoding RE1-silencing transcription factor B-like: MATSSMFSMEAFPVGVSMMDTDQNLGELDRNSAAPQLVMLANVAVEGYGEGSVADEKEMMELMTVGCSYSDSEDENVIRYTYDNGNPGEVCSVDYSETVGLCAVQGLNDGQEDKDLSKDSEEPKAQADPKAKDGPPGRVLSEAVKKKKPLHCKPCQFQAENEEEFVEHLRTHASKKMMVINRVKGRSKGQEAEAGQGQSASCEEEEEEPSAESKGLICCERCGYNTNRLDHYVAHLKHHTKEGDDHRVFKCTLCAYSTISQYHWRKHLRNHFPSKLHTCTQCSYYSDRKSNYIQHIRTHTGVRPFQCPFCQYSSSQKTHLTRHMRTHSGERPFKCESCDYLAANQHEVTRHARQVHNGPKPLVCPYCDYKTADRSNFKKHVELHLNPRQFLCPLCKYAASKKCNLQYHIKSRHAGCQVTLDVSKVKLRLKKHQSSTKMDEEEDEEELDQEHKSSDPVKKHQSSTKMDHAEDFEEVDQEHKSSDPINLSLDQGQEPKEVPRKSKVAKTDKKTKENHQDVSATKTKRRVKKAAADGPPDPPPDGQCVQTKVGGAEKPRRAKPEEPAQTLVQQKREKDRKRKAPDLSSESSSVPAPKARRVRPGSKSTSKDQVSLESAKRTRRSTRKSPLKVQEDAQERSVDAACQVSTTPHPSEDLPPVVPPTSPIRPSSPPPDKTAEPDKTAEPEDDEGVHSSHEGASDISDSASEGSVDSGLNSNAANNDPETPTQEIPSPTQLKSHMCIFCDRHFPLEAEYRRHLNRHLVNVYYMDDQ, from the exons ATGGCCACATCCTCCATGTTCTCCATGGAGGCTTTTCCTGTTGGTGTTTCCATGATGGACACCGATCAGAACCTCGGTGAGTTGGACAGAAATTCCGCCGCCCCTCAACTGGTGATGCTGGCCAACGTGGCGGTGGAGGGTTACGGCGAGGGCAGCGTGGCGGACGAGAAGGAGATGATGGAGCTGATGACGGTGGGCTGCAGCTACTCAGACAGCGAGGATGAGAACGTCATCAG GTACACTTACGACAACGGAAACCCCGGTGAGGTCTGCAGTGTGGACTACTCCGAGACTGTGGGCCTTTGTGCTGTTCAAGGACTAAATGATGGCCAAGAGGACAAGGACTTGTCCAAAGACTCTGAAGAACCCAAAGCCCAGGCGGACCCAAAAGCCAAAGACGGGCCCCCTGGGCGGGTCCTGTCAGAGGCCGTGAAGAAGAAGAAGCCTCTTCATTGTAAACCCTGTCAGTTCCAAGCTGAGAACGAGGAGGAGTTTGTGGAACACCTGAGAACACACGCCAGCAAGAAGATGATGGTGATCAACCGGGTGAAGGGGCGGAGCAAAGGTCAAGAGGCGGAAGCAGGCCAAGGTCAGTCGGCGTCatgtgaggaggaggaggaggagcccaGCGCTGAGAGCAAAGGCTTGATTTGCTGCGAACGCTGCGGCTACAACACCAACCGCCTGGACCACTACGTGGCACACCTGAAACACCACACCAAGGAGGGCGACGACCACAG GGTGTTCAAGTGCACCTTGTGTGCATACAGCACCATCAGTCAGTACCACTGGAGGAAACACCTGAGGAACCATTTCCCCAGCAAGCTGCACACCTGCACTCAGTGTTCCTACTACTCAGACCGCAAGAGCAACTACATCCAGCACATccgcacacacacag GTGTGCGTCCTTTCCAGTGCCCGTTCTGCCAGTACTCCAGCTCCCAGAAGACACACCTGACCAGACACATGAGGACTCACTCAG GTGAGCGACCCTTCAAGTGCGAGAGCTGCGACTACCTGGCGGCCAATCAGCACGAGGTGACCCGCCACGCCCGCCAGGTCCACAACGGTCCTAAGCCCCTGGTGTGTCCCTACTGTGACTACAAGACTGCTGACCGCAGCAACTTCAAGAAGCACGTGGAGCTCCACCTCAACCCTCGCCAGTTCCTGTGCCCGCTCTGCAAGTACGCCGCCTCCAAGAAGTGCAACCTGCAGTACCACATCAAGTCTCGCCATGCGGGCTGCCAGGTCACGCTGGACGTCTCCAAGGTCAAACTGCGCCTGAAGAAACACCAGTCCTCCACCAAGATGGAcgaggaggaggacgaggaggagctGGATCAGGAGCACAAATCCTCAGACCCCGTCAAGAAACACCAGTCCTCCACCAAGATGGACCACGCCGAGGACTTTGAGGAGGTTGACCAGGAGCACAAATCCTCAGACCCCATCAATCTGTCCTTGGACCAAGGGCAAGAACCCAAGGAAGTTCCCAGGAAAAGTAAGGTGGCCAAGACCGACAAGAAGACCAAGGAGAACCACCAGGACGTGAGCGCCACCAAGACCAAGAGAAGAGTCAAGAAGGCAGCAGCTGATGGACCACCTGACCCACCTCCAGATGGCCAGTGTGTGCAGACTAAAGTGGGAGGAGCCGAGAAGCCTAGAAGAGCCAAACCAGAAGAACCTGCTCAGACTCTGGTCCAGCAGAAGAGAGAAAAGGACAGGAAGAGAAAAGCGCCGGACCTTTCTTCAGAGTCCTCCAGCGTGCCCGCCCCCAAAGCCCGGCGGGTCAGACCTGGCAGCAAGTCCACTTCCAAAGACCAGGTGAGCCTTGAGTCCGCTAAGAGGACCAGGAGGTCCACCAGGAAGTCCCCGCTAAAGGTACAAGAAGATGCACAGGAACGCTCCGTCGACGCTGCATGTCAGGTGAGCACCACGCCACACCCCAGTGAAGACCTCCCCCCTGTGGTGCCGCCCACTTCACCCATCCGCCCTTCTTCGCCGCCACCGGACAAAACGGCCGAACCGGACAAAACGGCCGAACCGGAAGACGACGAAGGTGTCCACAGCAGCCACGAAGGAGCCAGCGACATCAGCGACAGCGCCTCGGAAGGCAGCGTGGACTCTGGCCTCAACAGCAACGCCGCCAACAACGACCCCGAGACCCCCACCCAGGAGATCCCCTCCCCCACCCAGCTGAAAAGTCACATGTGCATCTTCTGTGACCGCCACTTCCCCCTGGAGGCCGAGTACCGCCGCCACCTCAACCGCCACCTGGTCAACGTCTACTACATGGACGACCAGTAG